The genomic segment CAGCTCCCCCCACCATAGTGTCCTCCTGACCACAAGTTCGTTAGTGCTTTTAGCTTGTGATGGTGGGTTTGATTGATGAGGAAGATTAACAGACTCATGAGTTTCCTCTTATCTGATATTTCGTTGGAGCACGGGACTTGTGGGGCTTTCCGTCCCTTCCTCCCAGGCTGACCAGAGCTCCTGCTGGCTGACCAACTGCTCAGTCGTGGGCTGGGAACTTCTTTCAGAGCAGGTTCATTTTCAGCCTCCTGGGCTGTTTGGTCTCCTGCTCATGGGAGATTTGTTCCCTTCCAACCCTTGAATATACTGTTCTAGCTCAGAACTTAGCTCAGGAAGGAGACTTTAGACAGTATTCCAAGAAAGGGAACAAGCTGTGAAGTGAAGGTATGAGACTCAGATTGTGGTGTTCTTCTACAGGAGCTTTTTTTTTGGAGAACAAGTCATCCTGTGAGCAGGAGGTAAGAGAGATGGGTGAAGAGGGGAATGGATTAATGATACACTTTCAGGTGGAGAAGTAACCCTTGATTTCTCTGTCTTACAAATAGTGAGAGCAGAGATTATGAACTTTGTTGACCTCTGATGTGAGGAGCTCAGCAGGACCGAGAGTGGAGCCTGGCTAGATCTGCATCCTGAAGCCATGGACCAGGGGGCCATGGTGACCTGAGACCAATGGACTCTGTCCAGTTGCCCCTTATTGCCCCTTCTAACTCCCCTACCCTAAAATAAGGGGACTTGACTCCAACTTTTCAGGGAACTGACCCTGAGGAAATCCTTTTCCCTCGTTTTTCTATCCTTCTACCCTCCTGAGAGAGCCCCAGCCTATAGAACTCCTACCTCCCATCCCCTGAGGTAGTCCCCATCCCTGcttccccttccctgcctccccttccccgcCATGCTCAAGCTGTGGAAGGTGGTACGCCCAGCTCGGCAGCTGGAACTGCACCGCCTCATACTGCTGCTGATTGCTTTCAGTCTGGGCTCCATGGGCTTCCTGGCTTACTACGTGTCCACCAGCCCCAAGGCCAAGGAACCCTTGCCCCTGCCCTTGGGAGACTGCAGCAGTGGTGGGGCAGCTGGCCCTGGCCCTGTACGTCCTCCAGTCCCACCACGGCCCCCCAGGCCACCAGAGACAGTGCGAACTGAACCTGTGGTCCTTGTGTTTGTGGAGAGTGCATACTCACAGCTGGGGCAGGAGATTGTGGCCATCTTGGAGTCTAGTCGTTTTCGTTATAGCACTGAGCTAGCACCTGGCCGAGGGGACATGCCCACACTGACCGATCATACCCGTGGCCGCTATGTCTTGGTCATTTATGAAAACCTGCTCAAGTATGTCAACCTGGATGCCTGGAGTCGGGAACTGCTAGACCGGTACTGTGTGGAGTATGGAGTGGGCATCATTGGCTTTTTCCGAGCCCATGAACATAGCCTACTGAGTGCCCAGCTCAAGGGCTTTCCCCTTTTCCTACACTCAAATCTCGGGCTCCGGGACTACCAAGTGAatccttctgcccccctcctgcATCTCACACGCCCCAGCCGCCTGGAACCTGGGCCACTGCCGGGTGATGACTGGACCATCTTCCAATCCAATCATAGCACATATGAACCAGTGCTTCTTGCCAGCCTTCGGCCAGCTGAGCCCCCTATGCCAGCACCGGTGCCTCGCCGGACCCGGCTTCCCACTGTCATACAGGACCTGGGGCTTCATGATGGCATCCAGCGGGTGCTCTTTGGCCATGGCCTTTCCTTCTGGCTCCACAAACTTGTTTTTGTTGATGCTGTTGCGTACCTCACCGGCAAGCGCCTCTGCCTCGACCTTGACCGCTACATCTTGGTAGACATCGATGACATCTTTGTGGGCAAGGAAGGTACCCGCATGAAGGTGGCTGATGTTGAGGTCAGTCTTTTTCCTGACTCAAATTtctttcctcagaagctgtttcAAGCTCTGTCCTATCAGACTCCCTTGACTCTGAGCTTGTCATAGGTATTAATCCCTGCCCTTTTCAGTCTGGGAGaatattacttttcatttttctcctgctcAGTCTGCTCTCATGATTTCTCATGTTCCTGCTACCCTTCCCAGGCTCTGTTGACCACCCAGAACAAACTCAGGACCTTAGTGCCCAACTTCACCTTCAACTTGGGCTTCTCGGGCAAGTTCTATCATACCGGTGAGTGTATTCTCCTGCTCCCTCAGAATATCAAGCTTAGTTTGATCTGTCCCTTCACTGTTCATCTTCCTGGGCAAACAAGTTGGAGACAACGGTCAGGGCGTGGGGTCAAAATGCTGTGAGGAGCTAGCGGTGGATATGAATTTAGGTTAGCAGGGGGGCAAATAGGCTTAGGTAGGCAGAGGTCAGCAATCTTGTCCCGAGGATGGAAGGTGGTCAGTGTTGTTACAGAACAGAGGAGGGCACGTGGCCCGACTGGCTGTGGTCAGTGGTCAGTGTGTGATCATAGGGACGGAGGAGGAGGATGCGGGGGACGACATGCTGCTGAAGCACCGCAGAGAGTTCTGGTGGTTCCCCCACATGTGGAGCCACATGCAGCCACACCTGTTCCACAACCGCTCCGTGCTGGCTGACCAGATGAGGCTCAACAAACAGTTCGCTCTGGTGAGACCCTTGGATCTCTTCCCCTTACTTTTCTCAGAGATAATGGTTCCTTTTCAACCTTCCCCTAATGGGGTGCCCTTTCCCTACcctgtccatttttctttctgtggagGCATCCCCACCCTCTTTACCCTCTACTCCCTGAACCTCACCAGGTCCTGGTGAGAGTCTATGCCATTCCCAGGAGCATGGGATTCCCACGGATCTGGGGTATGCTGTGGCCCCCCACCACTCGGGTGTATACCCCATCCACACGCAGCTCTATGAGGCCTGGAAATCTGTGTGGGGCATCCAGGTGACCAGCACTGAGGAGTATCCCCATCTCCGCCCTGCCCGCTACCGCCGTGGCTTCATTCACAATGGCATTATGGTGAGGGACCCCCGATACAAACTTGAATCAAACTCCTATGTTTATAGATAGCCACCAACCTGCATTGACCTGTGTCCTGTCAACTACTAGTCCAAGTTCACGTAATAGGGGGTAGAGGGGTAAAAAGGCATCATGCACATAGTAAGTTTTATTGGTATAACTCAAGACAGTCCTCTGCAAACCCAGGGAATTCTAATGCTGTAGGACTTTTGTCCCTTATCTACTTTTCATTCGCCTTTCAAATCtcatctgtctctttcttttacCCTCTTCTTCTAGGTACTGCCACGGCAGACGTGTGGCCTCTTCACTCACACAATCTTCTATAATGAATATCCTGGAGGCTCTCGTGAACTAGACCGGAGCATCCGAGGTGGAGAGCTCTTTCTGACAGTGCTGCTAAATCCGGTAAGGTGCTGAGAGGAAGGGCTAGAAGACTAGAGAGCCAAAGTGTATGTAGGCTGGGATCTTTGTGCACCAAGCCTGATTCTGAGGTGGGGTAGGCTCTCCGCTTCTGACATGCAGGCACCCCTTTGCAGATCAGCATTTTTATGACCCATCTGTCCAATTATGGAAATGATCGGCTGGGCCTGTATACCTTTGAGAGCCTGGTGCGCTTCCTCCAGTGCTGGACACGGCTGCGCCTACAGACCCTTCCTCCCGTCCCTCTCGCACAAAAGTACTTTGAACTGTTCCCTCAAGAGCGGAGCCCTCTTTGGCAGGTATGGATGGAGCTCAGGCTGACCAGAGAGACAGGATGAGGGTGGGAAGGGTTGAAGAAAAGATTAGGCATCTGATTTTTTGCCTCACCTTCAGAATCCCTGTGATGACAAGAGGCACAAAGATATCTGGTCCAAGGAGAAAACCTGTGATCGGCTCCCCAAGTTCCTGATTGTGGGACCCCAGAAGACAGGTGAATCATCCCTAGCTAACTTCTCTTCCCCTGCCTTAAATCCAAAGGGTTCTTTGGTCAAAGAACTCCCTTCTCATGCACACCCCTCCTTAATCCAGAGACAGTGATTCTTAATTCTGGTGGTGCATCAGGatcatcggggggggggggggtgtctgtgtctgtgtgtgtgttttgtttttaagatccgcaagtgagtgtgtgtgtgtgtgtgtgtgtgtgtgtgtgttttgtttttaagatccgcaagtgattctgatgcagtcAAGGCTGAGAACTACTATTTTAACCCTTCCCTCGGCCTCTCTTAgtctttccttctctcactatAGTTTGTCCAAAGGAGATATTACTACCCAGAGTAGTTATTGTCTCACCTCCTTAAAGTTCATGTTGTTGATATGGCTTCTTTCCCACAATAGTCTGGACTCTCTCTCCCGTTTAGGGACCACAGCTATTCACTTCTTCCTGAGCCTGCACCCAGCTGTAACTAGCAGCTTCCCTAGCCCCAGCACCTTTGAGGAGATTCAGTTCTTCAACGGCCCTAATTACCACAAGGGCATTGATTGGTGAGACTGGGATCCCTTGGAATGCTTCTCAGAGGAACACTCCCTTCCCCCCAAATACCCCATTCCAGCTTCCACTAGCACAGCTCACTCTGCAAATTCTCTGCCTCTTGTCTGTACTACTTCCTAGGTACATGGACTTCTTCCCTGTCCCTTCCAATGCCAGCACTGACTTTCTGTTTGAAAAAAGTGCCACCTACTTTGACTCAG from the Halichoerus grypus chromosome 7, mHalGry1.hap1.1, whole genome shotgun sequence genome contains:
- the NDST2 gene encoding bifunctional heparan sulfate N-deacetylase/N-sulfotransferase 2 isoform X1, whose product is MLKLWKVVRPARQLELHRLILLLIAFSLGSMGFLAYYVSTSPKAKEPLPLPLGDCSSGGAAGPGPVRPPVPPRPPRPPETVRTEPVVLVFVESAYSQLGQEIVAILESSRFRYSTELAPGRGDMPTLTDHTRGRYVLVIYENLLKYVNLDAWSRELLDRYCVEYGVGIIGFFRAHEHSLLSAQLKGFPLFLHSNLGLRDYQVNPSAPLLHLTRPSRLEPGPLPGDDWTIFQSNHSTYEPVLLASLRPAEPPMPAPVPRRTRLPTVIQDLGLHDGIQRVLFGHGLSFWLHKLVFVDAVAYLTGKRLCLDLDRYILVDIDDIFVGKEGTRMKVADVEALLTTQNKLRTLVPNFTFNLGFSGKFYHTGTEEEDAGDDMLLKHRREFWWFPHMWSHMQPHLFHNRSVLADQMRLNKQFALEHGIPTDLGYAVAPHHSGVYPIHTQLYEAWKSVWGIQVTSTEEYPHLRPARYRRGFIHNGIMVLPRQTCGLFTHTIFYNEYPGGSRELDRSIRGGELFLTVLLNPISIFMTHLSNYGNDRLGLYTFESLVRFLQCWTRLRLQTLPPVPLAQKYFELFPQERSPLWQNPCDDKRHKDIWSKEKTCDRLPKFLIVGPQKTGTTAIHFFLSLHPAVTSSFPSPSTFEEIQFFNGPNYHKGIDWYMDFFPVPSNASTDFLFEKSATYFDSEVVPRRGAALLPRAKIITVLTNPADRAYSWYQHQRAHGDPVALNYTFYQVISASSQAPLALRSLQNRCLVPGYYSTHLQRWLTYYPSGQLLIVDGQELRTNPAASMESIQKFLGITPFLNYTRTLSGLFLLSRFDEEKGFWCQGLEGGKTRCLGKSKGRRYPDMDTESRLFLTDFFRNHNLDLSKLLSRLGQPVPSWLREELQHSSLG
- the NDST2 gene encoding bifunctional heparan sulfate N-deacetylase/N-sulfotransferase 2 isoform X3 translates to MLKLWKVVRPARQLELHRLILLLIAFSLGSMGFLAYYVSTSPKAKEPLPLPLGDCSSGGAAGPGPVRPPVPPRPPRPPETVRTEPVVLVFVESAYSQLGQEIVAILESSRFRYSTELAPGRGDMPTLTDHTRGRYVLVIYENLLKYVNLDAWSRELLDRYCVEYGVGIIGFFRAHEHSLLSAQLKGFPLFLHSNLGLRDYQVNPSAPLLHLTRPSRLEPGPLPGDDWTIFQSNHSTYEPVLLASLRPAEPPMPAPVPRRTRLPTVIQDLGLHDGIQRVLFGHGLSFWLHKLVFVDAVAYLTGKRLCLDLDRYILVDIDDIFVGKEGTRMKVADVEALLTTQNKLRTLVPNFTFNLGFSGKFYHTGTEEEDAGDDMLLKHRREFWWFPHMWSHMQPHLFHNRSVLADQMRLNKQFALVLPRQTCGLFTHTIFYNEYPGGSRELDRSIRGGELFLTVLLNPISIFMTHLSNYGNDRLGLYTFESLVRFLQCWTRLRLQTLPPVPLAQKYFELFPQERSPLWQNPCDDKRHKDIWSKEKTCDRLPKFLIVGPQKTGTTAIHFFLSLHPAVTSSFPSPSTFEEIQFFNGPNYHKGIDWYMDFFPVPSNASTDFLFEKSATYFDSEVVPRRGAALLPRAKIITVLTNPADRAYSWYQHQRAHGDPVALNYTFYQVISASSQAPLALRSLQNRCLVPGYYSTHLQRWLTYYPSGQLLIVDGQELRTNPAASMESIQKFLGITPFLNYTRTLSGLFLLSRFDEEKGFWCQGLEGGKTRCLGKSKGRRYPDMDTESRLFLTDFFRNHNLDLSKLLSRLGQPVPSWLREELQHSSLG
- the NDST2 gene encoding bifunctional heparan sulfate N-deacetylase/N-sulfotransferase 2 isoform X2, translated to MLKLWKVVRPARQLELHRLILLLIAFSLGSMGFLAYYVSTSPKAKEPLPLPLGDCSSGGAAGPGPVRPPVPPRPPRPPETVRTEPVVLVFVESAYSQLGQEIVAILESSRFRYSTELAPGRGDMPTLTDHTRGRYVLVIYENLLKYVNLDAWSRELLDRYCVEYGVGIIGFFRAHEHSLLSAQLKGFPLFLHSNLGLRDYQVNPSAPLLHLTRPSRLEPGPLPGDDWTIFQSNHSTYEPVLLASLRPAEPPMPAPVPRRTRLPTVIQDLGLHDGIQRVLFGHGLSFWLHKLVFVDAVAYLTGKRLCLDLDRYILVDIDDIFVGKEGTRMKVADVEALLTTQNKLRTLVPNFTFNLGFSGKFYHTGTEEEDAGDDMLLKHRREFWWFPHMWSHMQPHLFHNRSVLADQMRLNKQFALEHGIPTDLGYAVAPHHSGVYPIHTQLYEAWKSVWGIQVTSTEEYPHLRPARYRRGFIHNGIMVLPRQTCGLFTHTIFYNEYPGGSRELDRSIRGGELFLTVLLNPISIFMTHLSNYGNDRLGLYTFESLVRFLQCWTRLRLQTLPPVPLAQKYFELFPQERSPLWQNPCDDKRHKDIWSKEKTCDRLPKFLIVGPQKTGTTAIHFFLSLHPAVTSSFPSPSTFEEIQFFNGPNYHKGIDWYMDFFPVPSNASTDFLFEKSATYFDSEVVPRRGAALLPRAKIITVLTNPADRAYSWYQHQRAHGDPVALNYTFYQVISASSQAPLALRSLQNRCLVPGYYSTHLQRWLTYYPSGQLLIVDGQELRTNPAASMESIQKFLGITPFLNYTRTLRFDEEKGFWCQGLEGGKTRCLGKSKGRRYPDMDTESRLFLTDFFRNHNLDLSKLLSRLGQPVPSWLREELQHSSLG